A single Pan troglodytes isolate AG18354 chromosome X, NHGRI_mPanTro3-v2.0_pri, whole genome shotgun sequence DNA region contains:
- the LOC471633 gene encoding serine/threonine-protein phosphatase 2A catalytic subunit alpha isoform — MDEKVFTKELDQWIEQLNECKQLSESQVKSLCEKAKEILTKESNVQEVRCPVTVCGDVHGQFHDLMELFRIGGKSPDTNYLFMGDYVDRGYYSVETVTLLVALKVRYRERITILRGNHESRQITQVYGFYDECLRKYGNANVWKYFTDLFDYLPLTALVDGQIFCLHGGLSPSIDTLDHIRVLDRLQEVPHEGPMCDLLWSDPDDRGGWGISPRVAGYTFGQDISETFNHANGLTLVSRAHQLVMEGYNWCHDRNVVTIFSAPNYCYRCGNQAAIMELDDTLKYSFLQFDPAPRRGEPHVTRRTPDYFP, encoded by the coding sequence ATGGACGAGAAGGTGTTCACCAAGGAGCTGGACCAGTGGATCGAGCAGCTGAACGAGTGCAAGCAGCTGTCCGAGTCCCAGGTCAAGAGCCTCTGCGAGAAGGCTAAAGAAATCCTGACAAAAGAATCCAACGTGCAAGAGGTTCGATGTCCAGTTACTGTCTGTGGAGATGTGCATGGGCAATTTCATGATCTCATGGAACTGTTTAGAATTGGTGGCAAATCACCAGATACAAATTACTTGTTTATGGGAGATTATGTTGACAGAGGATATTATTCAGTTGAAACAGTTACACTGCTTGTAGCTCTTAAGGTTCGTTACCGTGAACGCATCACCATTCTTCGAGGGAATCATGAGAGCAGACAGATCACACAAGTTTATGGTTTCTATGATGAATGTTTAAGaaaatatggaaatgcaaatgtttggaaatattttacagatCTTTTTGACTATCTTCCTCTCACTGCCTTGGTGGATGGGCAGATCTTCTGTCTACATGGTGGTCTCTCGCCATCTATAGATACACTGGATCATATCAGAGTACTTGATCGCCTACAAGAAGTTCCCCATGAGGGTCCAATGTGTGACTTGCTGTGGTCAGATCCAGATGACCGTGGTGGTTGGGGTATATCTCCTCGAGTAGCTGGTTACACCTTTGGGCAAGATATTTCTGAGACATTTAATCATGCCAATGGCCTCACGTTGGTGTCTAGAGCTCACCAGCTAGTGATGGAGGGATATAACTGGTGCCATGACCGGAATGTAGTAACGATTTTCAGTGCTCCAAACTATTGTTATCGTTGTGGTAACCAAGCTGCAATCATGGAACTTGACGATACTCTAAAATACTCTTTCTTGCAGTTTGACCCAGCACCTCGTAGAGGCGAGCCACATGTTACTCGTCGTACCCCAGACTACTTCCCGTAA